The sequence TAATGCCTAACTTGATTTTTCCCAATGGTTTCTGCTGCACTCCTCTGTCAGTTTCAACTTCAGCACACAGTAACCTTTTCGGGTCTGAATGTAATGTTGTGCATAGCATAAGTGCACATCGGTTTGGCTGCCAAAAAACATGTTTTTGCAGTGTTACTGATGTATGCATTGTTGCTTACATATGCATGGTTGGCACTTTCTGCGGCTACTAGTTTACTTTCGCCCGTTCATGTGTTCTGATAGTGGCATactatttttattgtttatataCACTCTCTGTGTATTGATGGTAACACCAATAATTTATTCCACAGATAGACACAGCGAAGGAACCAGGAGTTTCCGGCATGTCTCACAGGATCCATGTTCGCCCCTCATAGATGTAGCAAGTCATCCTACTGACAACATGACTGACTATCACACCGCCAACCATGAAGAACTGGTGGCCATTCAGGAAGTGGAGCAACGTTTGTTGCAAAGTAATGCAGCGAAACATAGTGAATTAATGTCTGTGCATCAATTAATGGTGACAGAAATTAGAGAGGTCAAAGACATTTTAAGAAGTACAGTTACAGAACTACGTACACATAATTCCTATATGGAGGCCATTGTAACGTGTTTCATGAAACAAAATGACCTCCAAAGGTCAACAGTTGTGGCATCATTTCTGCCATCGACGTTTGTAGCTACTTTGGAGGGTGCTGATGGTTTGGAAGTGAGCTGCCCTACCAATTCTGAAGCGCAAGGTGCTATTGCAGCACATCACATTGACACATGCCGTAATGATCAAAACATTGCTAATGAACAACACAGTGAAAATGTGTACGTTTCTGATAATAGTGGCGTGCCCTTGGTACAACTTTTTGCAACCGAAACGGCACACACACCAGCAATGACTCCAACAGGCACATCTTCATGTGTCCTTTCGTCTCAATATGATGTGCAGCAAACAAGCAGTCTTGTGAGTAGTCACACAGAATGTGAAAATACTAACACAAATGAGTGCCTTCCGAGGGTTGCAGCCGAACCCGGCACTAAACGGCGGCAAAAAGTTAAAAATGTACGCAGTACACTTGGTGCTCGCGtcatgcgttcccaaaataaaaagTGAAACATGTTCTTCCTGTGTTTTCACGCCCCAAAACCTGACATTTGTGTGATGCCATGTTGCGTATGTATTAACCGGTGTAAGTGCCATGCAACTGACATAGTTTGTTTGGAGTCATACTTATGTTtctgtctggttttaaatgtgtaACAAGCCATGTTAATGTTAATAAAAGTTTTGCAGCCTGTCGGTGTATACTTGATTTGGTTTTTACACTTTCTGGTGCCTGCCACATGCAACACAAACTAGGTTGTTACAATAGGCAACATATACTTTACGTGGGATAGCAAATAATGTACATGTCAACACGGCAACAGAATAAAATATTGTAATGTTCAGTCACATGAACACGTTTACACACAGTTCAGAATATTGTAATAGCAGAACGCAAAGTCTAAAACAAGGTATTGCTGAAGTTATATTTCTCTTCCTTTTTGATTGTGAAGGTGCCATTAAACATCTGTGTTAGGGAAGAAACAAAACTTACAGTGTTTCATTTGTTAAATAACCTTGAGCAGGCGAGGGAGCTGATAATAATGGAAAAGTTTTAATTCGACTTAAAGGCAGATGTATGGGAAACAAAAATTGTAAGGGATGTAATAATTGTATAGGAAAAAAAAAGATTGTAAGACAACATAGTAACTCGTAAGAACGATGTGTGTTCTCCGATAACCATGTCAAATGATGACGTGACTTAACGGAACCCGAGGAGCAGCCACTGTTCTTCACTTCTGTACTATGCCGTTTACATCACTGTGCTTACAGTTCCTTTACGTTACGTCACCAGCTCATGTGTTTGACGGGGCAAAAGTATTGCTAGCATGAAAGATTCAGAACTTAAATGTAACGTGATAGACGCAGAAATTAGCAAGGCTTTTGGTaaagaggaaagggggggggtgcgCATGAATGCAGCATACCAATAACAAAGTTTCATGTGTTTGATATAGAAAGGAAAATATTTCATGTTACATCCAGAATCATTGGGCgcggctttaaaaaaaatggttcaAACTAACTTTTGTGGTTTTTCAAAGAAATAGAAAAGTTTGGGGAGACGGAAAGGGCAAAAATTTAGTAAGCACAAACTTTTGCCCATTTGCCCACACAGTAATAGACAGTgatactcagacagacacacagtaatacacacggATACTAAgacacatacacaataatacacacgGATACTCataaagacacacagtaatacacactgatactcagacagacaCATCGTGTACAtactgatagacagacacacagcaataCATACTGATACCCagacagatacacaataatacacagtgatagacagacacacaggaatatacactgatactcagacagacacacaatactgtatacacacacatttacagacactgatacacaaaggCACAGTTGAGTTATAGGCATACTGATATATACTGATGTGTACATgcatactcacacagatacacatagccacacacatgcttatatattgttatatactgtatactgcttatACTGTAATGCTCAGAGTTTTTGCTGACATGGCAATGTTATGTGTATAGAGGCATATTCACCCTATTGCTTTGTCAATGCCCTGTGTGCATCAGAGATTTGGGAGCCACATATAGTGACAGCAGTTGGCATGGATCTGGACAGGTTTGTGACAGCGTGATGCCCTTACAACCACGGAGTtaagggggggcgaagggggtgAGTAGCGCTGGCAATTACATACCTTTGCCTACGGATCTGATGATGCCCTTAGTGGGAGGGTGTGTGaagggtcagggggggggggtgcgcatgAATGCAGCATACCAATGCTGTGAATAACATTGATTTCCACGTTGATGGCACTTCTTCATAGTTGCATTTAGCTCATGATTGGAGGGAACAGGGTGAATAAAAAGCTGCCTTATGTGCCTGCCGTCCGCTGCTGTATGTTCTGCTACACATAGTAACAGCAGTTGTCAGGGATGGGGACGGCTACTGCCGTTTTTTCattcattatatatacacacacatatgcacacacacacacacacacacacacacacacacacacacacacacacacacacacacacacacacacacacacacacacacacacacacacacacacacacacacacacacagatgcacacacacacagatgcacacacatatgcatacatgcatacacacacatgcacacatacacacacatgcacatgcacacacgcacacacatgcataaatgcatacacacacatgcacacatacacacacatgcatacacacacatgcacacatacacacacatgcatgcatgcatacacacacacaatgcaaacacacacacacacacacacacacaaggcacacaatgcacacacacacacacacaggagacagggaccggagcagaagaggggcagggaccggagcagaagggagacagcgatcggggcagggaccggagcagaagggaggcagggaccagagcagaagggggcagggaccagggcagaaaggagacagcgatcggagcatcacacacacacaccccaccttctgtctggcaatgacggctctgtagggaaccggctgcagacccattggatgggagcggtcacgtgaccgctcctccgcttccccttacTAACTGACAGCACTTTCCAGTGAACTGGACGGCTACTGCCGTTTTTTCCTGGCGTGCACAATTGGCGACTTCAGCGCTGAGAATTCAAGCATACATGCCGAATACCACACTTTGCCCTTTCCTGCATATGCCGAACCTAGAAACATggcgaaatttaaaaaaaacacgcttCTCGCCAACACATTGGCGGGATGCTGCCGCCTAGCAAATCTCCTGGCGAAAATTTCAAATTtcgccactcaaggaagcctctGTGCATACGGGAAGCAAATTCTGCCGAATACATGCCGAATGGCATGTATTCGGAcgactctgcataggcccctaattcTGCTATCAAGCAATTCATTTCTGAGATATATCTGCGcgaggcagtggatattcacactcGAGTGGAAATAGCGCCACATGAATATTCACACTCATTTCCTCCACGTTACTCCATTTTAATGCAGTTGCTAAGTTAAACTGGCTTTTTAGACTTTACTAACCAATCTGGATACTGCAGAAAAAGGATCCTTGATAAACGAACTACATATATGTACATATCGGTACctataatgtattgtatgtacatGATTCATTCTgttgaccccccccaccccccagactgGTCAAAAAGGGCCGTTGAAAATACCCGATTTTGTTGCATATTGGAGTTTACAAAACGCAACAGATTGTCAGTTTTGAGTTGGACGCGCATGTGTGTGGAAGCGCTGATCCATAGTTATTTGATCTGCACATTGATACTTCCGACATAGTTGGTGTGTTCTAGAATAATTTACTGTAACTGTTGCGCGTCGGTTATCTTGCTGATGATGCTTGCTGCGCACTTTTCTGCATTTTTCGTttgtttgcacattttttttaaattttcgttTGTCTgtccacatttttttcatgtagagAAAATGCAGGGAGCTCAGGGACCATGGAATATGCAAAAAATGAAACACAAATAGATAGTGCAATACTGTGTGATAAAATGATGGAATAAATGAATGAAACACCTATTgagtgcacactcacactttgacaATGGTTAGTAGGCAGTGAACCCTTCCAGGGTAATCTCTGAGTGCTGGTAGAAGACTTGACGATGATGTCATCAGTCCTAATCGTGTGTCAGCTCCCAGGTACCATGCAAATGTATACACAAGAAGAGGCAGACTAAGTGTAGGGAGTAAAACAATTTAGTGgttacattcaaacattaaaatggcAACTCACATTTGACCCCCATACACAGTTCGTTGTACAAAGTCCGCCCTTGTGGATACCGGTGATCTGAAGCTTCTCAAGTGGACGCTGCTCACTTCAGCAGCTGGTGCGCATGCAGCTGCCAGTGTGAGCTCTCTGCTCATGCGTCCTTTGTTGGAGGTGTCGGCcacaggatgtgacgtcactgaccGGGTTCCGTCAAGAATGATTTACTGTAACTGTTGCGCGTCGGTTTTCTTGCTGATGATGCTTGCTGCGCGCTTTTTTGCATTTTTCGTTTGTTTGCACGCTTTTTCAGAATTTTTGTTTGTCTGTCCACGGTTTTTTCATCGCACATATTTGTAGTTATTGTAGGTAGTTGCGCGTTAGCTGGCATACACAGTAAGGAAGGACACGCGCTTTGCGCGTTAACTTTGCGCAATGTCAAATGTTAACTTGATGGAGTCTTGTCTGGAGTTTTCTGTCGGCCGTTGTTTCAAATCTTACGATAGGCTAAAAGAGGCTTTGGAAACATTGTGTAAGCGCCTCCATCAGCTGTTTTCTATTCATTCAAGCTGGAAATTTACAAAAAGCAACGATCGTCTCGTTTATACAAAAATTAATTACCGATGCAAAAATGGTATTAAATCGCTGCCGAAAGAAAAGGGATTGCGACCCAACCAAAGTTATTTTGGGCTAGGATGTCAGAGTGAAATTGTGGTTGTTTACGACAAGGTAGTCGATAAGCTATCAAAAAAGCTTGCTTGGGGcacaatcatgaagtttctccgtcCGTATATTTGTTTTATCCGGAGCAAAGGCGGCTGACCGACGAAGCTGCCACTTGTGAGTAATGCCTCAGCCTTGCGTGCTAATCAGAAGTTAGTTGCTGAACAGGTGCAGACTATATTCGGCAAACAGGCGACTTTGAGCGACATTTACAATTGCATTGTTAAGAATCGCAAAAATTTGGCACTGTCTGAGGTAGAAAAAGTGGTTGATTTTCTTGACAACGCTCATCTAAAGGACCCAGATGCTTATCTGAAAATCATAACCGACGATGCTACTAACTTTGTTGATGTGATTTTCTATCAATCTGGTGTAATGCGAAATTGATATAGTCAGTTTCCTGAACTTGTGGACCTTGATGGC comes from Ascaphus truei isolate aAscTru1 chromosome 4, aAscTru1.hap1, whole genome shotgun sequence and encodes:
- the LOC142492333 gene encoding uncharacterized protein LOC142492333 gives rise to the protein MDVEDGDTTDHNVAHTNTQRQYEGRKRNIKFSDEENRVLVTLIVENYDRLFGHLVVKTPAAVKRELWRNIRDSVSGCGVQVRSHDNCRKRFDDIKRKLKVKLQSINKHAAGTGGGPPAVHLKLTPLEEQLSSKLPVIQVEGLEGDFDIGVFDEDFNQEVGVSPSAVSENLEHGTAPHSMQSQVASPDNSVAAFEDRHSEGTRSFRHVSQDPCSPLIDVASHPTDNMTDYHTANHEELVAIQEVEQRLLQSNAAKHSELMSVHQLMVTEIREVKDILRSTVTELRTHNSYMEAIVTCFMKQNDLQRSTVVASFLPSTFVATLEGADGLEVSCPTNSEAQGAIAAHHIDTCRNDQNIANEQHSENVYVSDNSGVPLVQLFATETAHTPAMTPTGTSSCVLSSQYDVQQTSSLVSSHTECENTNTNECLPRVAAEPGTKRRQKVKNVRSTLGARVMRSQNKK